The sequence below is a genomic window from Uranotaenia lowii strain MFRU-FL chromosome 2, ASM2978415v1, whole genome shotgun sequence.
ATTTCATCAACTTCTTCGTGATTCTTTTCGGATTTTCCGCATTCGGGGTAGGTGaaagttttatttggtttttgaataagttttgcGAAGCGATAGGAAATAAGATAATCTCATGGTTtacaattcattttattttgctaCTCAAAAAGACTTCTCTAAAAGATTGCTaaaacactaacttttttttacgaatataccatttcattgaaaatctggaaaattggaaatagaaaaaaaagcaaaaaactctttgttttttaagttattcCATACTGATTGAAGGCAGATTTCTTTCCCTGCTCATGAATGTTCGTTtgtttcactttaaaaaatacaataagTGCACATTTCATGAcgactttcatttaaaaaaaaactaaaaataaaacctttgaCATATCATTTCCAAGTACCTCACgaacaaaaacgaaaataaatgtAACTTCACATACGTTTATACGAAGAATTCTCACTTTTTAAACcgcaaaacttttgaaaaaattggtatatagtcaatttttggtttcaacattattcaaatatttttttttctcttctagaCGCAAGAAGGAGACGGAGGCGTCCTGTCATACTTCGAGGAAAATAAAGTGCCAATGACTTTTCTACTTATGCTAATAATCCAGTTCTTCCTGATAGTGGTCGATCGGGCACTGTACCTGCGAAAGTACATGATCGGAAagattttgttccaattcttccTGATCATCGGGTTGCATATCTGGATGTTCTTCGTGCTGCCCTGGACCACGGAGAGGAGCTTCAACGCCACGAATCCACCGATTTATTACTATTTGATCAAATGTTTCTATCTTCTGTTTTCGGCTTATCAGATTCGTTGCGGCTATCCGGCACGGATTTTGGGGAATTTTGTCACCAAAGGATTTACCATGATCAATTTCACCGGTTTCAAGATATTCATGTCCATTCCATTCTTGTTTGAATTGCGTACTTTGATGGATTGGATATGGACCGATACATCTATGACGCTGTTCGATTGGCTCAAAATGGAAGACATATTTACGAACGTTTATCAGCTGAAATGTATGCGGCAGCTAGAGGAAGATCTTCCGGCCCCTCGTGGACAGAAGAAAGGTGCTcttgttaaatatttaatggGTGGAGGACTGATGTTAGGCGTGATTTTGCTTATTTGGTTTCCCCTGGCCCTATTTGCATTTAGTAACGCTGTTGGAGAACCGAATCTACCCTACGACGTATCGGTTTCGCTTCGAATAGGACCTTACGAGCCGGTTTACGTAATGTCTGCCCAAGATAGCAACATTCACGGACTGAACGCTGAACAGTGGGCCAAATTTATGGTTCCCTACGCCAAGGATAAGAGTGCTCTAACTTTGTTGTCCAACTACGAACAAGTCGATGTAGCGGCTGTAAAACTTGGGGCTAACTCTACATCCATCTGGAACATTTCACCGCCCGATAGGGCCCGACTATTGAACGACCTTAACACAACGTCAACGCTAACGTGTCGTTTCCGTTACACCATTAGTCGAAAGTCACATTCCAAAGAAAATCCTGGTACGGTGTCCGAGGAAAAAGCCTACGAACTTGGACCGAACGATCCAGCCCGCCCGGTTTTGGTACAAATGCTGTCCAGTGACACCAACATATCGGTCTCGTTGCCGTACATGatgccaaaatttttaaaagttaaaaacagtGGCAACGTTAAACCGATCCATCAGTTGATACCAACTGCTGATAGTAAGTTTTAAAGCTAAGCTCTAAAATATGATTAACTaatataactttattttttacagCCGATGAGAGCGAACGAAACTACCGGAACCTTACATTACGGTTGTTCCAAACACACTCAAACAACACGATTCCCCTGTTCTGGTGGGAGGTCAAGGAAAACTGCAGTGATCCCACGTATGCCACATTCGCCAACATGCCATATGCCGACTGTTTATCCCACCTGGTGATGTACATgttcaatgataaaatttttcccAGTACCATCAGCTCGATTGCCGCTGGCGGGTtagttccgaaatttcaaacccAGAAATTCATACAAGAACTAAAACcctatttcaaatttcagaatcatCGGAATCTACTCCTCTTTCATCCTCTTGCTGTGGCGAATGCTAAGGTCCAGCATCTTTTCCGGAGCGAGTTCCAAGATCATGTTCGAGGATCTTCCGTACGTCGATCGGGTGCTACAGTTATGTCTGGACATCTATCTGGTGCGGGAGTCGCTCGAGTTCACCCTGGAGGAGGACCTGTTCGCGAAGCTGATATTCCTGTACCGGTCGCCGGAAACCATGATCAAGTGGACCCGGCCCAAGAACGAGGAAGGGGACGACGAAACGGACACAATGAGCTCAAGCTCCAAGTCGCGCAAAAAGAACGATTAGTTTTCACGACGTTTTGCTGCTTGCTAGTTATTACGCTATTAATGATACTGGTGATATTACTTTATAAGGcgaaataattatttattacaAACGATCTGTGTAAATGAATACATGGTTCATTaggatgaaaatttgttaaagtttGGCCTCTGCTTAGCGATTTGGACAAAGATATTTTCCCTCGatattgtaaaatttcataTCGCTTAATTTATCTTTTCTTTTCCCTCATAAATCTCACTTCTAGGATACGGCTTATGCAAATTGATTTGTCACACATTACGGAAATTTGAATATCAATCataattcgaaatgcattttaaCTCTAGtcgaagaaacaaaaacaattggaTATGAAGAAAGTCGGAAAAGTTTGTATAATTTGTTCGAATCATacttaggataaaaaaaatttgaagaaatattttgtgaaaaagATTGTTAACTTGTGAACGAGCAAGTtcaatcagttgaaaatttatttttggaatcaaTAAAACGTTTGAATAATATGATTGGAGTTTAACATTTGATATTCcgaaattctataatttttatcCCTCATATCCCTGTTTTTATTAACGTTgccaatttttgtttatattttataCGGGATTTTCTTCCTTTAGGATGAATCATCCCATATTTTAATGTTGCAGTTGGCGGTCAGTCGTAGAAAAGCTTATCCGGTACAACAGTGTTCACCATAGCATTTTCGTGGAGTGAAAcaactaataattttttaaaaggttACATTACAAAGGTTAAATTCGTCTGTGAGgtctgggcttgtgatatagctcagttggcaagtctgttgtctcctgagctgatgtccgcgagttcgagtccaagagtaaacatcgaacacagttgtaccggatgagtttttcaataacgatccgccaactgcaacgttgataaagtcgcgaatgccataaaaatggtaaagcgactaaaatcgaaacaaaaaaaaaaaaaaaaaatctgtgaggtctttaaaatatatttttttcataagcgATCGCTAATTTCGCACTCAATTGTATGTGATACTCTGAGCTAACCACTCGAAATATTAGGCAACACGGCTGTGTTACCACTAACCTGATTTGAGTACTTACGATTTATCGTGTGATGAAGTAAACATTCGTAcaaggggctgaaagagaagaaaattttctaactgatattttaaaacaacactgaCGTTGTGGTACCAAAATGCAATTGAAATTCAAGGGGAACTGATGTTCtggttcttaaaagctggaCCGTACTGGTTATATGTGATTTAGCAGTTGCTTCAGTCCCTTGCATTTGTGCCATGTTTACAATCATCAGCTGTCATTAGCAATCATCAATGGGCTATGGAATTGCATGTAACAAGTGGGAATAAATACAAACAAAGCGTAACATTCTAATTTAAAACTTGGTTTATTTGATACTGCCCAAACCAATTCGGAATACttataaaataaaagataaaagaatttcaaattagattgaaaactaagaaaaaGTCGATACAAACTTTCCTCCGTGCACCAAAGGCTGAATTTGACAAGTCATTTGTTCGTTTGGAATGATACTGACAGCTCATCGCTATTCACGGTATAAATATATAAGGTAAGCTACTAACTcgagtaaacaactcgtttgaatgtaaacaagtgacgtcattactatctgcctatagcgtgccaggcaaaaagttttgcgcgcgtaagataatgctgcatacaccgaggatcactagattgatagtaatgacgacattatcgggaagatatcaccttattatattgtacaccgtgATCGCTATTCCAATTTTCACAGTTGGCGTCACTCTTCttatacacggaaaataataaaaaggtaaaatttaccgagacagcaaaggtgaatgctcgcaaaagccaaaaaggtaacttctacctattcgaggtgaaactcacctcacagcgaggtaaaatatacctgaaacgaagaatgaaaaaaggtacaattcaccgagaaaaaatgtgaatccaaaaaaggtaaatttcacctcgtagcgaggtgaagttcacctgaattgagctgaatgaaaaagtataattcacctagaaagaaaggtaaatccaaataaggtaaaacttacctcgtagcgaggtgaagttgacctggattgagctcaacaaaacggtacaaatcatctcgaaaaaaagtaactatttgacgaatccgtttattgaggttaagctgttttgccgtTGAGGAACAAGTTCTGCTTCGTGCACAATATGtaaaaatcggaacaaaatggtaagtgttttcttagatttcatttagttgtgctggttctcttcataatactttgcttttgtttcagatcggcccacagagcttcgTGTTGTTTTCCCGTCAGCCTTCAGATATTATTCCGGACAAGCCGGACCTGACAAGCTTGGCGAACaaaggacttgcctcaacaatttttaaagaacacggtgatatatttcaaaaataaatattaggtaactccctatttatttcaaataaataccaattttttcatgaattgtgttttttttaaattaattattattgaagaaaccaatcaaacaaacaagcatttaccttttaaatcagtgaatgggaaaacggtattatttactattttgcttggtgaatgagaaaatggtaaaatctacctttttgctaggtgaattgaaaaaaggtaaaatttacctttttgctaggtgaatgaaaaaaaggtaaaatttacctcgaaagaggggtggaaaaaattcacctcgcaaaaaggtaaattttaccttttttttattttccgtgtaggcaCGCTAGCAAAAATTAAAGGCAGccgcacaatagcccgtcggacgtcgcgtcgcgtgagcgtcgcgttgacatttcattttggggataccgttttccgtttgagccaccacaatggtgcgtcgcgtcagtgaccaaaggactgaagcaactgtcaaatcacatacaaactgACCGTAATTTATGAAGATGTAAACCAACCGATGCATTTTTTGGATAATCGTTTTAATATTACATCTTTTCTATGTGCACCATGCATGTAAGTCCATAACCAGGAGTGTAATATCACTAATCATAGTAATATCGTATCGAGTAGTCATTGTTCATCCAAATTGACATTTGATTTGGTATACAAATTAAAAAGTCGATGGAAAATTGCGAGGCTCAGGACGATTTGTTTCTCTGGTGAGTATTATCAATCTTCTcagaaaaaataagcaaaaccaTCGAACaaggtttcattttattttaactttctaGGACAATTTCGCTCAAGGACACCGGCGTGAATGAAAATATAGTCAGGTTTGAAACCATCCGGGTGAAATGGTGAGTATTTTTTGCCGATCTGTTTATCCTCAATGTGCTCATTTCCAATACATTCTTTCAGGAAGTAATGTTATGGATGGAAAACACACTCTGGCTGTTTCTTCCTAAGGATATGGAACCTCAAACTGGTTCAAATCTTACTGCTACGGTGCCTTGGCGATATTGCTCCGTTGTCGATGAAAAATTCCCAGCAATGAAAGAAAGTTCATACAGCTATCATTTCATCGCAAATTGTCAGAAATTCAAGTGGAATATATTGACAGGATTTTCAAAGTTCCAGCTCAGTTCCAGCAAATATCAGAACATTCGGGTACATTAGAAACTCTAAACTATATCACCGTGCTCGAATTTGTCTACtgtcttttgatgtaatttgttTTACATCGTTTAGATGTAGTTCACAACCTACATCAAAATAATGTAATATTAGAGATGTTTTGCGagtcaagttatgtgcacgttttagCTGTAATATCGCAAccctttttttgctgtgtagttatTCAAGCTTCTTCGTTTGGTTCTTTTGGCACGCAGCACAGGGTGCCCAGACGGTGTGGCAAACAAGCCAGAGCGGGTACCGAGGAGCTCGAACTCAATACAGCCGGAAGTGCCAAGGTCGTAGGCACGAAGCTGCTGAGGAATCGGGACATGGGAGCTCAGTGGCACTGGGATCGTGAGAGCGTAGCGACCGAATGATTGGTGCTCAAACCGATGATAGCTGTGCTGAGGAGAACTGACGATTTCGAACATAATTGGAAACTGGAGGCAGCCGTAAAGAACCGGATTCGGAAGCCGAACAAGAACCGGATCCGCGAGCCCAAGAAGgaatctgtacctgtggcttgaaagaCAGCAtattcatagcttccgggactgtcaaccaagcaatttacgtgaaagagtgtttgaataaacgtctgctgcctttcctgaagaaacacggttgttccgtactgttttggccggatttggcatcttgccattacggtaaaatggccatggagtggtacgccgccaacaacgtgcaggtggttcccaaggacaagaaccctcccaacacgccagagctccgcccaattgaaaaatactgggctattgtcaagcgaaacctaaagaagaccaaaaaacctgctaaggacgagcagcagatcaaggcaaactggctttctgtggcgaagaaggtggacaaggtggctgtacaaaatctgatggcaggggttaagcgtaaggcccggcaatttggatttggaaaagcgaaagcctaactgaatatttttcctgatttttatactaataaaacttgaaaaaaaaaatttaagttgattttttaaataaactattttaccgatttacacgcgttttcccttgaccaaatttggaccgtatcaccctttatcttcACCGAGaccttcaaattttaaaggatGCCGACGTCTGTCTACGCCTTCTGTCGAAGTTGGACACAGATGAAGCGGATTGCAAACTGGAAAGTTCTCATAGTGAGATTGATCTTCCAAAGATCGGTGCAAAATCGACCAATTCTCGTGGAAAGGTGTACAActtcttagccgatttaggattacagactgaataaacatggacaacttaagattaacatttaacaccacgtacaaagatgtaccaagcgatttcataacatcagcattgatttcaacagagcaacacctttctgtgtaactggtctgctcggaaccaaGGCGGGTATATATTTAGTAGGTGTACTTATCAGCCTAATTTCCGAATCAGCCATGCTGGTTTTCCAAATTGGTTACCATGGACACGTTGCGTTTGTTtacaaataattatttgaaatctgATTTCGTTGTTTCATATTCACATCCCTTCACTCGTTTTCGCTGTCGGTAAGTGAAGCGATTGGTGACCTTAAACAGTATTACTAGCTGATAGTCGCCCGG
It includes:
- the LOC129741479 gene encoding piezo-type mechanosensitive ion channel component-like gives rise to the protein MVWTPIQGSLRSGSVHSGSRSGASTISLRSRAGTPIPSRIALSRSSIHSSRASLPHPVVAALAGQQQAQQSVPSPVPKRHLPHQPEHAHEPEQSPQHPLPLHKQSSQSSLTYSPQIGGITSTTTTRSQEQTSSQAETHIEQYIPEQGRLHQVSGLGAALAVMAHKERQAKQETSRSYVPEILILAPSIERGLDDGVPYKFVSSDTLGSKSTETVETIDKQLEEDDSEEDFVSKEHSVIVEFLQASWYAILSHTDFICYFLVFLNQIKSASLFSLPLPLMVTLWGTLTFPRPSKNFWVTLIAYTQTVVLLKCICQFEMLPWNQNPIPPNQPFSPARLIGIEHKKGYATYDLALLLVLFCHRFILKSLGLWKSEFVDETELSEGLYRLDTADENVKKLLKESEEINKEFQRFHFLTRLGAAIIQRVNLTNFESFRSIEDIPPIPASRSRRSTLLHFLSRHVSILRARSSQFQQLNLDIPSRLDFFSTYRYQNAQIRHIPGQDAVVIRRDDGTELNMVKVEEGADQTPLQDDTENGSALVCVTHHSEDPGDYFPQIVKHSFQKYASSVKAFFDQLLDRQSRKTADVYGYLFLCDFINFFVILFGFSAFGTQEGDGGVLSYFEENKVPMTFLLMLIIQFFLIVVDRALYLRKYMIGKILFQFFLIIGLHIWMFFVLPWTTERSFNATNPPIYYYLIKCFYLLFSAYQIRCGYPARILGNFVTKGFTMINFTGFKIFMSIPFLFELRTLMDWIWTDTSMTLFDWLKMEDIFTNVYQLKCMRQLEEDLPAPRGQKKGALVKYLMGGGLMLGVILLIWFPLALFAFSNAVGEPNLPYDVSVSLRIGPYEPVYVMSAQDSNIHGLNAEQWAKFMVPYAKDKSALTLLSNYEQVDVAAVKLGANSTSIWNISPPDRARLLNDLNTTSTLTCRFRYTISRKSHSKENPGTVSEEKAYELGPNDPARPVLVQMLSSDTNISVSLPYMMPKFLKVKNSGNVKPIHQLIPTADTDESERNYRNLTLRLFQTHSNNTIPLFWWEVKENCSDPTYATFANMPYADCLSHLVMYMFNDKIFPSTISSIAAGGIIGIYSSFILLLWRMLRSSIFSGASSKIMFEDLPYVDRVLQLCLDIYLVRESLEFTLEEDLFAKLIFLYRSPETMIKWTRPKNEEGDDETDTMSSSSKSRKKND